The following is a genomic window from uncultured Draconibacterium sp..
TTGTTTCCAGTTGGTTTGTTCCAACACATAAGGTTTAGCGTTCATTCTGTTAGGTTTAGTTCATTGTCCTTTATAATTGGAGCAAAGTGATACCAAAAGTAAATGGCGTAAGCTCCGGCCCTTTTTCGGTTTTAAACAGCGGCACCAAATCGTAGCTGGCAAACACATTAAACCATCGGTAACCCGTACGCACCATAACCGAGTATTTAAAACGGTGCATCGAAAAATCATCCACCACTTTTAATTTCTGCTTCTTCTCCTCCTTATACTTTATTTTGGTATGACTACTCAGTCGTAAACTCCCCACAACACCTGCCGAAAAAAACAGGCGGTTATCGTAATGATTGATAGGAATCTGAAATTCGAGCAGCAAGGGCAGCGTAATCATCTCAACAGCCAGTTTCGATTTCTGATTCTCGTTAAAGTACAGGTGTTCGGGCGAGATCACTCCATTACTGGCTTTTACAATAGTCGTATTATCTTCCAGTCGATAACTTTGCAATTGCAGCCCCAGCCCGGTAATCAGCCCAATGGTATTTCTGTTTTTCTGCAAGCCAATACTTTGTTGTAAAAAGTTGAAATACGCCGAATTCGAGCGAAAAACATCGTTATCCATAAACTCCGAATCATAACCGGAATAATCTTCGTTAAGCAGCATATTAAAACCAAAATCTATGCCTACCCAATGCCCCGAAAAGTCATCTTGCCACAATTTCAAGCCGTTATGAGTAACTTCCGAAATATCGATTTTACGCAAAAAACGTTTCGGATTTTCTAACGGAACAATGCTGTCGTTTTCCTGCGCCTTTATTTCAAAACCTGAAAAACAAAGGGAAAGCAATAGGAGTATCTGAGTTTGAAGTATTCTTTTCATGGGCTTTCTGTACTTCATATCTAACACTTACATATGAACACTAACAAAAGTACACGTTTGGAAAGAATTCAAAGCCAATTTGGTGTTAAAAATGGTAATTACCAAACAATGCAAATCAATTCGGTAGAATACAAAGCGAACTCCCAAAGTTAAATTTATGAAACAACAAGCTATAAACCTCTGAAATACAAATAAAAAGAATACCTTTGCGGCCACTTAAAAAAAATGATTATGAGTTTATTCGAAACAATGGGGTTAAAAGCCGAAATCCTGGGGGCGATCCAGGAACTTGGTTTTGAGAATCCCACGCCAATCCAGGAACAAACAATTCCGTTTCTACTGGAAAACGATCAGGACATGGTTGCCTTGGCTCAAACAGGAACGGGAAAAACAGCGGCATTTGGCTTACCCATTGTTCAGCAGTTCGACATTTCGGTAAAAGCCCCACAGGCTTTAATACTTAGTCCGACACGCGAACTTGCTTTACAAATAGCAAAAGACCTCGAGAATTTCTCGAAAAATATTAAAGGAGCAAAAATTGCTACGTTATATGGCGGCTCCGACATCAGGAAACAGATTAAAGAGCTTGAGAGTGGTGCCCAAATTGTTGTGGGAACTCCAGGCCGTACACTCGACCTGATAAAAAGGAAGAAATTAAAAGTAAACGAAATCCAGTGGTTGGTACTCGACGAAGCCGACGAAATGCTTTCGATGGGTTTTAAAGACGACCTTGATGCCATTTTGAAAGATACTCCGGCAGAAAAACAGACACTGTTGTTTTCGGCAACAATGCCAAAAGAAATCGTACGAATTGCCAGTACATACATGGCTAATCCGCACGAAGTTACAGTGGGAAAAAGGAACACTGCCGCTGAAAACGTAGAGCACAACTATTACCTGGTACACGCCAAAGACCGTTACATTGCATTAAAACGTATTGCTGATATTAACCCGAACATTTACGGGATTATTTTCTGCCGCACACGTGCCGAAACTAAAGATGTGGCCGACAAATTAATGCAAGACGGATACAATGCCGACGCATTGCACGGCGATTTGTCGCAGGCACAACGCGACCACGTTATGTCTCGTTTCCGTAGCAAACACCTGCAAATGCTGGTAGCTACCGATGTGGCTGCTCGCGGACTGGATGTGAACGACCTGACTCACGTTATTAACTATAACCTGCCCGACGACCCTGAAGTGTATATTCACCGAAGCGGAAGGACAGGACGTGCCGGTAAAAAAGGAATCTCCATTACGCTGATCCACATGCGAGAGAAAGGAAAACTTCGCGGTGTGGAGAAGAAAATGGGCAAACAATTCACAAAAGTTCCGGTTCCGCAGGGAAAAGAAATTTGCGAAAAGCAGCTTTTCAACCTCATCGACCGTGTGGAAAAAGTGGATGTAAACGACGAGAATATTGCTGAGTTTATGCCGGTTATTTACAAAAAGCTGGCGTGGTTGGAACGCGAAGACCTGATCAAACACTTTGTATCGGTTGAGTTTAACCGCTTTTTACAATACTACGAAAACGCGAAAGATATTAACGTTGACGAAGCGCGCGAAAAAGAATCAATGCGTAACGATCGTGGTGACCGCCGCAGAGGAGGACGTGACGGACGCGATCGTGGTGACCGTGAAAACCGTGAACGCGGAGACCGTGGCAGAGGACGAAGAGGCAACAGTGGCAACATGTCGCGTTTCTTCTTCAGCCTGGGCAAAAAGAGCGGCGTAAACAAACGTGCAATCATCGACCTGATTAACCAGAACACACCGGG
Proteins encoded in this region:
- a CDS encoding outer membrane beta-barrel protein → MKYRKPMKRILQTQILLLLSLCFSGFEIKAQENDSIVPLENPKRFLRKIDISEVTHNGLKLWQDDFSGHWVGIDFGFNMLLNEDYSGYDSEFMDNDVFRSNSAYFNFLQQSIGLQKNRNTIGLITGLGLQLQSYRLEDNTTIVKASNGVISPEHLYFNENQKSKLAVEMITLPLLLEFQIPINHYDNRLFFSAGVVGSLRLSSHTKIKYKEEKKQKLKVVDDFSMHRFKYSVMVRTGYRWFNVFASYDLVPLFKTEKGPELTPFTFGITLLQL
- a CDS encoding DEAD/DEAH box helicase; amino-acid sequence: MSLFETMGLKAEILGAIQELGFENPTPIQEQTIPFLLENDQDMVALAQTGTGKTAAFGLPIVQQFDISVKAPQALILSPTRELALQIAKDLENFSKNIKGAKIATLYGGSDIRKQIKELESGAQIVVGTPGRTLDLIKRKKLKVNEIQWLVLDEADEMLSMGFKDDLDAILKDTPAEKQTLLFSATMPKEIVRIASTYMANPHEVTVGKRNTAAENVEHNYYLVHAKDRYIALKRIADINPNIYGIIFCRTRAETKDVADKLMQDGYNADALHGDLSQAQRDHVMSRFRSKHLQMLVATDVAARGLDVNDLTHVINYNLPDDPEVYIHRSGRTGRAGKKGISITLIHMREKGKLRGVEKKMGKQFTKVPVPQGKEICEKQLFNLIDRVEKVDVNDENIAEFMPVIYKKLAWLEREDLIKHFVSVEFNRFLQYYENAKDINVDEAREKESMRNDRGDRRRGGRDGRDRGDRENRERGDRGRGRRGNSGNMSRFFFSLGKKSGVNKRAIIDLINQNTPGKSIDIGSIEVLKGFSFFEIDSNYEKEITKAFKNARFRGQKVNIEVANKKK